Within Deinococcus actinosclerus, the genomic segment CGTTGGGATCGTAGTCGGGTTCCTCGATGAGGAGCCAGAGGCTGCGGTCCTGCTCGCTGGCGTTGGTCTGGGCGTCCAGCAGGGTGCGTTCCAGTTCCGTGGCGAGGTGGGGGTGGCGGCGGCGGAAGTGGGCGTAGTCGCAGAGGATGAGGGCGTAGCGGGCGCTGATCTGCTCGGGGTCGGTGAGGACGTCGTAGAGGGCGTCCCAGTTGCGGCCGAAGGTGTCGCGCAGGCCCAGGCCCTTGAGGAAGGCGAGCATCAGGCTGTCCTTGTCGTGGACGGTGCCGAAGTTGATTTCGCGCACGGCGATCTGGTAGCCGGCGGCGATGATGCGGGGTTCGTGCGGCGCGGTCTGGAGACCGCTGGGGGGTTCGTTGAAGATCTGGATCATGGCTGGAGGCTCCTGAAGGTGCGGTAGTGGTCGGCGGTGTAGTAGCAGTCGTCGGTGCGGGTGTCGGGCTGGCCGCCGCAGATGATGCGCCGCGCGCCGCGGTCGGTCTCGCCGGGCGTGGGGACGGTGTACTCGCGGTAGTAGCCGCCAGGTTGCCGGGGGAGGCGGCGTTCGCGGTTGCCGAAGGGGCTGCCGTCCTTGGCGTAGCGGAAGGGGCCGCCCTGGGCGATCTGCCGCATGACCTGCTGTCCCTCGCGGGGCAGGGCGCTGACGGGGAGCGCGCCGCGCGTCGTCTGCTGGGTCGTGGTGGTCTGG encodes:
- a CDS encoding barstar family protein — protein: MIQIFNEPPSGLQTAPHEPRIIAAGYQIAVREINFGTVHDKDSLMLAFLKGLGLRDTFGRNWDALYDVLTDPEQISARYALILCDYAHFRRRHPHLATELERTLLDAQTNASEQDRSLWLLIEEPDYDPNGW
- a CDS encoding ribonuclease domain-containing protein, whose protein sequence is MKPARPALLLLIPLLLGACAAPDDATVIRSDSTRVTTRTTVTTGSGPTNPGTVSQRQTTTTQQTTRGALPVSALPREGQQVMRQIAQGGPFRYAKDGSPFGNRERRLPRQPGGYYREYTVPTPGETDRGARRIICGGQPDTRTDDCYYTADHYRTFRSLQP